aaatgagctTGAATACTTTCCATATCCACTGTAAATGTGGAATCAAGTTTAAACAGATAATGTACACAAGAGAAAAACCTTTCAGTTGTGATATTTGTGGATACTGATATATCCTGAAATCAAGTTCAAACACACATGCGAATCCACACACACCACACCACGTATTGCTGTGATACTTGTGGAAAAATTTTAACTATATATTAAATCTAATCTCGCACAAAACAACCACCCTAAAACAGAAACCTTTTTGCTGTGATGTTTGTGAACAATGATTCAGGGCAaaaagtagtgatggtgagatgaagcctcatgaggcattgaaccacttgagccaactggttcgagaaagggttcatttcttgaggcttcatgtgcacacgaaaccacctactggccaggtgtataatcacagccagctgtatcttaacacatgtgatgcattgaatttttgtctattatggctcttgggaatgacttcacaaaaggtgtaggacaaaatcatttgtctacataaattatgtatacacatatgtgtataataaaatattgtttgaatgtatcctctgtgtgtaattattcccaaaatagtagtgtcatgtgatatggcatgttgtgtaataatgtttttctgtgactctagaaaaatggcatgggcctaatcaggcagaggacagtgaaagtgcttgtagaactagggagggggtagtgaataggctaatgcttgtgtaacttggatgatttcatgcatttttattaagaaacaacaatttctccacagtttttggtttcacacgatttctcttttttgacactacatggatgaggtgttattattgtaccccaactccttggagcacaataaacacctcacctttacagaaaataagaaacagtgaaaaatacagttcctcataagcaaacctaatgcatctgcaaatgttcagttcaccttaccttgttagggcttatcaaatcaaaatgttcccacataggggaaatcctcctctttctcgccggctccatcctactcctatcctgtcctcgcgctcctaaatctcctatctatctatctctctcctaaactctccaaacaccgaattaactgtctcaaactaaataaccactatccaaactctgctatccaaactatcaaaactctatccactctctcaactgaccgcaactcgcctacaacaacccacattttgaatggagcctgtggggtttctaaagctgtcaaaccccgcgccaaactctgagccacttcccgaagcagtcacgtggtacagccaggcagcgaggcttcggacgtcatcgttttcggctcctcccctaaatgaagcaagcctcgatacgcgctttacggaaacgccccctccattactcgacacacgcctcgaagcctcggcacatcacgtaacatcactagcaaaaagtgatttaaacaCACATATGAGCATCCACACAGGGGAGAAACCTTTCAGTTGTGATCATTGTGGGTATAGATGTAGCcagaaatcaaatttaaacatATACATGAGAATCcacaaagataaacattttagttGTGATATTTTGGGGCTATGACTTGCAGAcgaatcacattttaaatagaagaatcaaaacaaaaagacaaaatactcAGCTGTGTGTGTTGAGAGTGGAAACTGATTTAGAACGTAAACATAAGCATGCAaagagtatgaatactttttagcttaattgtatttatgaaaaaaatattttcctcataaatgtaaaacatataaaagacataatgtaataataatataatataataataatattatataatatgTAGACATTTGTAGACATTCGTAATACTTGTATGTGTGAGAAAACCTAATAATATGCTAATTCCAGCAGTTTGACAAAGAAAGTTATTGGTTGATAAtcttaaaaagttgaaaaggaGAAAGCAAAATTTGACTGAGAAAAGTTTCTACAAAACAACTCGAGAAATGACTGAATGAATCAGTATTTGTTTCAATATCTCACTATGACAGTCCTAATTAAAAGTATATAGCTTTCTCTCTGCAAATTGAATAAAATTGCCATTTTTACCTACACTCCtcaccagtaggtggcagcaatGCATAccggaaagttttttttttttttttggcctaaCCGCAAAAACCtcaagaggaagaagaaactGCGTCACaggattttctgtttctccatcTTGGGTCACACGGGGACAACGCGGTTTGGTTTTCATGGTCAGATTATATTTCTGGTAAGAAAACGATAAATATTCTCATAGTttgttgaaatatgtttttacccTCGCAGTGAAGTGTTGAGCAGGCAGTATTTTAACAGGATGGTGTATTTCAGAAACGGATGGTGAAGAAGAGTTGAGCGTGCGGCGCAGAGTGGCCATTTCCTTTTGAGGATCAGTTGTGGGATCATCTGTGAACTCCATTGTCCTGGTGGTAAATTATGCATGTAGTTCTTCCACACGCTTTAAATGACTGcttttgtgtaatttatgtCTTTGTATATTGCTTGTACAGTAAAAGgccactgccatgtttctgttgttttatctcTTGTATTTCTTTTTGTCCAATGGACATTAAGAACCCCAGCTATTGTCCTGTGAGGATAACTGTTTTCTGGGTCCAACTAAAGATCATTATTGCTAAGTTACAGAATGAGATTGTATTTTACAATGATTTGTAGCTTTTTAACATTGTTCATTTTGTGGTTCCTGCTTCTCTCAGCTGGGCCCACAAGTTGATCTCACCACCAGTTCACCCATCACTCTGGTTGTGAAGAGGAGCGGTCTCCATTAGAAGAAATGGAGCATCGAGGCAAAACGCTGGGGGCTGATTTCAACCCCATAGTGCTGCTGCATAGATTAGGTTTGTATGTTTTCTTATCAGTAATGGTTCTGGAGCAGCTTTCTGAGTGAGACTTTCTTCCTGATCAGCTCTGAAACTGGAAACAGTGGCACTTTGGTCTGGGAAGTGTGCATGCaatcaaaacaacataaagaacAGAGTGCTGCTCTTGAGAAAGTTGAAGTTGCCAAATGAAGCAAATAACTGTAAACAGCTGTAGGCCgcagtgacatttttaacagagacaagtatatttttaatttcatgaaTACAATGATAAAATCCATTAATTCAGCAGTGTTATTCGTCTGCGCGCTGCCGGTTTTaaactataaacctatcttCTATTAACttatcttttaggaataaatctgctccgccagtgaaacgctcagagcaacagagataCTTGCTAAcaggcttaaaaaaaattttagaccatttttttatttttattatttatttatttattttattttcctaagAACAAGGAGGTTCAATGAAGACCCTAAGTCCTTGTATTTGTTGTCGTCATATGTGATTGCGACACACACAATAAAACGTACCTAACAACGCCACAAAAACAGCttcaacaagaaaacaaagattatCTAATGCTTAATTttatagcaacattttaatgttaacCCAGAATAAATCATAACGTGTTATATTAATAGTTTTTCGCAAAGTACAGAATATGCTTACCATATTCGGTTTGGTAAAGCCCCCCACTGAACTTCAGCTCAACTAACCAGTTTTGGTCGCACCCGCTTGTTCGATGTTTATCCTGCGGCTCTCAGAAGACTGCTTCGACAACGATTTTTACCAGGAATACTCCATAAACCTTCATTATCACCGTTACTGCTCATAAAAAAGGACGTATTTTACAACAAGCAAGCAGcactttgtatttgttttttgattatttaaaatgtcttccagttacAGTGTTAATTTTTATGCTATTAGTAAACACTTGTATCAAAAAAAGGGTTCATTTGTGAACTGTGTGATTGGTTCGCGCTCTCAGTTCAGTGCTTCAACTATAAACTCGTCTTTGGTATCACTGTTACTGGTGAAGAGATGCTATCAGAAACAGGCTTAAAATACGGATTTGGGGATGGTGATGTTGCCTAAAAACGAACAACATCGCAGTTCAACctaaagtcaaacatttatgtACGTTGTTTTTTAACACAAGTAATGTTGATGTGAAATTTAGGCTGCAGTGGTTTATAATATACATAATTTGCCTCAATGGTTCCTGCAGATGCTCAGCAGATGTTGCTACTTAAAGAAGATGCTCCTGAAGAACATGGTCTGGGTTTTGACATACCAGGTCCAGAGTTTCTCCCACCAACCATGaatgaggatgatgaagagtttCTCCTGTCCTCACACCTTCATCAGCACCACATACAAGACAGAAAGTTACCAGAAGTTCACTGTGAAGCAGTAGAACCCGTCAAGAATCAAGATCATGGAGCTTACTCCAACTCATCAGAGACTGAACTCattgaggaggaggaggatgaagatgatgtAAACAACGTTTTCTGTCATCTTGAACAACTGCGGGATTGCAGGCCGAAATGTAAATACAGGGGAAATGACACCAAGGTGAGCCATTCAAGTAGAGGTTCTCCAAACTCTGAGGATAAAATGAAATTCATTACTTCAAAACAATCCCTAGACTCAATGAGGAAAGTTCAGGATGAAATGAAGGTTAGCTGTGATGAAATCAGGAAAACATGTAATAGAAATCCAACCTCAAAAAGACATGCGAGAACCCTAGCAGGACATGAACATCTCTGTAAATTGTGTGGACACActtttaaagaaagaagaaacttAGACACacacatgagaatccacacaggagagaaaccttTCAGTTGTGACATTTGTGAATACAAGTGTAGCataaaatcaagtttaaatGTACACATGAAAACCCACACAGGAGAAAAACCTTTCAGTTGTGATGTTTGTTTGCAGAGATTTGGTCATAAAGCTAATTTAAATAAGCACATGAAAATCCACACAGGAGATAAACCTTTCAGTTGTGATGTTTGTTTGCAAAGATTTAGTCAGAAAGGTAACTTGAGCTTGcacatgagaatccacacaggagagaaaccttTCAGTTGTGATCTTTGTGGATACATTTGTAGCGTAAAATCAAGTTTAAATCTACACATGAGAACCCACACAGGAGAAAAACCTTTCAGTTGCGGTCTTTGTGGATACAGATGTAGcgtaaaatcaaatttaaatctacacatgagaatccacacaggAGAAAAACCTTTCAGTTGCGGTCTTTGTGGATACAGATGTAGCATAAAATCAAGTTTAAAGGTACACATGAGAATTCATACAGGGAATAAACCTTTCAGTTGTGACATTTGTTTGCGAAGATTTAGTCAGAAAGGTCACTTGAACTCGCACATGAGAACCCACACAGGACAAAAACCTTTCAGTTGTGATGTTTGTTTGCAGAGATTTAGTCAGAAAGGTCACTTGAACTCACACATGAGAAGCCACACAGGAGAAAAACCTTTCAGTTGTGATCTTTGTGCATATCGATGTAGCCAGAAAGCAAATTTAAACAGACACATGACAATCCACTAAAGATAAACATTCTAGTTGTGATATTTTAGGGACAGGAAATGAGAATCGTATTTTAGATGGaagactaaagaaaaagataaagttATTCAGCTGCGAGTGTTGAAGTCTATAAAACACTAAAGAGAGTGGAAATTGatttaaatcaatcaattgCAGGGTTTATTGTGGAGAATTTCTGTGCTATTAAggattacttttgtttttttatgcttctcTTCCAGTTAtggtttgatttgatttctaTAAGCATTTTATGGAATACACTAGAAATTTTATGTTATATTGTTGGAAATATGATTTCTCACTGAGTTAATATTAATAAGTCAGATTTAGTTTCTTTACTGCATTTTTGTTATTCCTGTAGATATAGCTGTGCTACAGATGTTCTCGAATCATTTTAACTTCTTTATTATAGATGACAAATCTGCCTGTTgtatatttgtaataaagtaaaGTGACTAAATGCAAGTTTACTTTATGGGTTTGTTGTGCTTCAGAATGTAAAACTCTAGTCTGCAGATTTTTAAGGATCTAAACTTGGATTAGACCAAACAAGACCAATACTAAACAAGTACAGGTCActatttgcaaattaaatttatcTTAATGGAAAAATTCCCCTACATATTAAATCCCTTAAATAATTCAGCTGCACTTTGTCTTTAAGATAGAATATGTGTAGCTAGCTTTCTATGAGCTATTGAGAAATTTGTTTGGATCCATTTCAAACTGCAGTTAGTTACAACtcttaagtaaataaatagaaaatccTCCTGTTCTTTTCGGCTTTCTAGAGGTATTGCAAACATCAATTTGGATTCTTATTAATGTCaacttttgtaatatttaatgtaaaaaaaaaaagtataatatttctgtaaatatatcTTCGTAATTTAAGTCAAAGACAGTTTTTTCCTATGAAAACGCTCATTTTAAGTATTCTGTTACTTAGAAATAGCCTTGATCTACGACGCTCCATTGTGTATTTAGGATGCAGCTGTCTGTTGCTGAATAGGCGTCACAGTTGAGCAACAGCTTCATGCAGGAGATGGGAGACATTGTCTATCAGTCATGTTCTTTTAGTCAGAGTCCTGCTCTGGGTCGAGGTGGCATCGTCACACAGAGCTGGACTTCCTAATTAGCTTAGCTAGCCGCTTCCACTTGACTGCAGATAAGCTGATGCCACAACCAAAGAAGGTCTTCAGGAGAGTCGCCTGCTCCCCAAAATACCTCAGCAGGTAGAGTCTGCTCTGATCCTTCCTGTAAAGTACATTTCTTTGTCACAAATATCTCAAAATTGCAGCTTATCCATTATGGCTGATCCTGTCATCGAGCCATACATTTAGAAGAGCTGAAAGGCCTCTAAATAGTTTATTTCTGCTCCAAATTTAGTCTTTCTTGGTAATGTAGTCCAACAGTGCATCATAAGGAATtctgttttttgaaaattttatgaaataaacaatccaaacaaaggctaaactgtgtttttattatacCATTCTATgcctaaataaatatttctaaaatagttACAGCTCATAACATTATTCATACTTTTGATTAGTACTAGATTTAAAGTTATCTTTTAATGTTATCGCGTTTTTTTCTGATCGGAAGTAGGAatataaaatgttgcttttacaaCATACACCtcatttaaaatgctgttgaaaacagaaaattatgtaGATTGGATTTTTATTCTTAAGGAATTCcttttgtcatttgaaatgaATTTCTTTGAATGACAATAACCATATACGCaaggtgtatgaatacttttaagtCTAAttgtatttatgaaaaaagtatttttctcaaaaaattaAGACATACAATATATGGACATTTGTAATACATGTATGTGAGATAAAGCCTAATATATTAAATCCAGTggtttgaggaaaaaaagttattgtttgatcatttgaaaaagttgaaaaggtGAAAGCAAAATTTGACTAGACGTTTTACAAAACAACTCGAGAAATGAATGTTATCAGTATTTGTTTCAATATCTGACGGTGACAGTCCTAATTAAAAGCATatagttttctctcttttttcaatttaaaattatttttttcttttttattaatgatCATCTTCGTTTacaattacaaagaaaaacaaagaaacagaacacAATATATTATAAAGTATGCCAGGGGTGTAGCTTTCAATAGTAAATACATTGGTatgaaaaaccaaaaagaatAGCTATAAGATATTATAGACATGACAAATTAAGAGATCTATCACATTCATATGTGTTTACAGCTTTTTTGTTCATACTATTGGAAATAGTGGACAAATATAGCTCGATTTCTTTAACCAAAATTGTAAACAAAAGGTGAAGATGatgaaaatttacatttgtgaatATGAAATTTGCCAAATAGAATAATTAGATTGATTGCCAGTCTTTTGTCTGCATTAGTATTCCTACCAtgaaagtcaaaaataataTGCTCATACCTCAGGGAACATTTAGTATCAATATTACAATTTATAAAGCTACTACACTCTTTCCAAGAGTTTTCTTGTGATACGACAATTCCAGAATAATTGTTTCTGGATGCTCTTTGCTTAACTTACAGCTGGGGTCTATTGCTTTAATATGTCTCATCATGTAATGATTAGTAGGATAAATTCAATGTAACAATTTAAAAGAGAcatctttcattttgttgtttatgaaAAGTTTCTGATGATGAGTCCACACCTTTTCCCATGGTGAATCAGGGACAAAATTCTTCCAATAGAAAACAGATGAACGTATAGAAAtaatatcttgctgaaacagGGCACAAATAGTTCTGTTATTCTTACAAGTAGAAGAAAAAccctttttttcacatctttaatttcaatttaaatttcAAGTCAATCGATTTTTTGAGTCCCTCAATTTTTAAAGCGTTGTTGCTGTCCATCTTTTCCAAGATGTCAAAGCGGGTGTTGATCAGCTGGGACAGAGTTGTAATGATGTCGGAATCATTTCCGCTTTTATCCTCACCTTGTACAATAAGAAGTTTTTTATGGACTGGTTCTTTAGAAGGGGTCCCGTCTGGCGAAACATTCAGCGGAGGGAAGTCTTCAACAATCGAGTCATCGTCCATCCTGGTACAGTCGTGTCCTACGGTCGTCAGGTTGTTGAATTTGGTGGCCGTtgggttttgggtttttttttagaaaatcttttttctattttgagaaaacatttttcttttcttctttcaaaaaaGGATTGGCcctctgtttaaaaaatatttaaaaaattgagtAGCGCTTGGTTGAGGGTTTTCCAATCAAATGATCGAATTTGGCGCAACAGGTCGAAAAGGAGCGTCTGCTCAAGCCGCCATCTTGCACGATTTCCCATATAGTTTTCTCTCTGCAAATTGAACAAAATTGCCATTTTTACCTACACTCctcaccagtaggtggcggcAATGCACAACggaaagctcttttttttttgccaacctGCAAAAACCGCAAGAGGAAGGAGAAACTGCGTCATAGGATTTCCTGTCTCTCCACTTTTGGTTATGAGTTGATAACACGTCCTGGTTCTCATGGTAAGGTGATAATTCTGTTCAGAAAACGATAAATATTCTCATAGTttgttgaaatatgtttttacccTCACAGTGAAGTGTTGAGCAGGCAGTATTTTAACAGGATGGTGTATTTCAGAAACGGATGGTGAAGAAGAGTTGAGCGTGCGGCGCAGAGTGGCCATTTCCTTTTGAGGATCAGTTGTGGGATCATCTGTGAACTCCATTGTCCTGGTGAGCTGAAATATTGCTGTGGAATTAAAACATTGATTAAATTATGCATGTAGTTCTTCCACACGCTTTAAATGACTGcttttgtgtaatttatctCTGTGTATATTGTTTGTACAGTAAAAGgccactgccatgtttctgttattttatctCATCTATTTAgtactttttcagttttaattattagtttttcttattctgtaagttttcaacatttcatcTTTGGTCACCAAAGTTTAGTAGAAGTCTCTATTCTTGTtgttgaacaaaaaaagtacaatacTGCACATTAAGAACCCCAGCTATTGTACTGTGAGGATAACTGGGACCAACAAAACATCCTAATAGATGAGTTACAGaatcatattgtttttttacaatgatTTGTAGCTTTTAAACATTGTTCCTTTTGTGGTTCCTGTCTCTCCCACAAGTTGATCTTGCCACCAGTTCACCCATCACTCTGGTTGTGAAGAGGAGCGGTCTCCATTAGAAGAAATGGAGCATCGAGGCAAAACGCTGGGGGCTGATTTCAACCCCAACATTCTGCTGCATAGATTCGGTTTGTATGTTTTCTTATCAGTAATGGTTCTGGAGCCGCTTTCTGAGGTTTATCTTCTTAAAAGAAAGTTGAGAaactgtttgtgtctgtgttagCAGATTAGCGTTCTATCTGATGGAATAGTGACTGAATCCCAAAGCAAATGAACTTATCCAATTTGATTCATCATTGAAATATTCAACTTTTCTGCTGCTCCTGGTTCAGTGGAGCTCTGTTTCCTAAAGCCATTGAAGATTATGTTCAGgtttttggctttctttttcTACATGGCTCTCCTCATTTAGGGATGAAGTCTGTTATCTTTTGATTTTCacccagtttgaaaaaaaaaaactgtttactcTCTTCCTGATCAGCTCTGAAACTGGGTATAGTGACACTTTGGTCTGGGAAGTCTGCATTCAATCACAATAGCTTAATGAACTTAAAGAGCACTGCTCTTAAGAAACTCTCTCTAGTTCTTAAATTAAGCAAATTACAGTAAACAGCAGCGGGCTTTGTAATGATCCTGAAatactaaaaattattttaaaaggacaaacatgttttaagggAAATGTCACCTTcatgtcatcacaacaaagtgatttgttgtatttgttcTGGTATTCATTTTGTTAAAGTCTGTGTAATGTGTATAAAACAGAAGTAGACCCATTTTTCAAAAgagacaagtttatttttaaatttatgaacACAATGATAACATCCATCAATTCAAGATACAAAGTAACATGTTTTGGCAACAGGattgtaaacaaaaaagtgcaaactaGCAACAAAAACACCCCATTTAAATACCTCAGCTATCATTTCTTTGGCTTTAAACTATAGATGCAAGT
Above is a window of Xiphophorus hellerii strain 12219 chromosome 18, Xiphophorus_hellerii-4.1, whole genome shotgun sequence DNA encoding:
- the LOC116708053 gene encoding zinc finger protein OZF-like isoform X3, with product MEHRGKTLGADFNPIVLLHRLDAQQMLLLKEDAPEEHGLGFDIPGPEFLPPTMNEDDEEFLLSSHLHQHHIQDRKLPEVHCEAVEPVKNQDHGAYSNSSETELIEEEEDEDDVNNVFCHLEQLRDCRPKCKYRGNDTKVSHSSRGSPNSEDKMKFITSKQSLDSMRKVQDEMKVSCDEIRKTCNRNPTSKRHARTLAGHEHLCKLCGHTFKERRNLDTHMRIHTGEKPFSCDICEYKCSIKSSLNVHMKTHTGEKPFSCDVCLQRFGHKANLNKHMKIHTGDKPFSCDVCLQRFSQKGNLSLHMRIHTGEKPFSCDLCGYICSVKSSLNLHMRTHTGEKPFSCGLCGYRCSVKSNLNLHMRIHTGEKPFSCGLCGYRCSIKSSLKVHMRIHTGNKPFSCDICLRRFSQKGHLNSHMRTHTGQKPFSCDVCLQRFSQKGHLNSHMRSHTGEKPFSCDLCAYRCSQKANLNRHMTIH